One window of the Granulicella arctica genome contains the following:
- a CDS encoding SpoIVB peptidase S55 domain-containing protein has product MPVGVAILWTFVSAATSSGAQSPNDGPPKETRFFPLAEIKRGQMGVAYTVFEGVLPEPMQVEILGVLKDSLGPGRDMILARLHGTKPEYTGVVAGMSGSPVYIDGRLVGALSYRIGQFSKEPIAGITPIAEMLDVRDIPAGPRPKVDGQPEMQAMETPLMFSGFSQQTVDLFGDRFRALGLTPVAGLGGADAETKQPEPLIPGSAVSAILVRGDLSVSGTCTVTYVDTTRLLACGHPITQNGPVSMPMTKATVVATLPSPMNAFKIVNTTETVGSFTEDRASAILGRFGIAARMIPAVVEVVNAGSTKVFHFEVLDDRQLTPSAMLSSVYQTMQGTNAAAAEQSYLLTGELTVAGQPGVRLLGMMAPTGQNTGAITTALYINDRFSKIYENAVNQPVVTGLKLRLEVQPARRTAVVEAARLSKVEARAGETIEVEVTLHPYQAAARVVRVPITLPASLASGTLRVVVSDGASLDKLMTGNGVSSHAVGLADTVAGMNRMHENDRVYVTLLAHTAQAVLETRALPEIPLSMANVLEPLKNDAGMQLTGESAVELGSAEAGYAVTGSHVLRLLVR; this is encoded by the coding sequence CGCCGAAGGAAACGCGCTTTTTCCCATTGGCTGAAATTAAACGCGGGCAGATGGGTGTAGCGTACACGGTGTTCGAGGGGGTGCTGCCAGAGCCGATGCAGGTGGAGATCCTAGGCGTGCTGAAGGACTCGCTGGGGCCTGGGCGTGACATGATCCTGGCCCGCCTGCATGGCACGAAGCCGGAATACACGGGCGTAGTAGCGGGGATGAGCGGCAGTCCGGTGTATATCGACGGCAGGCTGGTGGGTGCTCTAAGTTACCGGATAGGGCAGTTCAGCAAGGAACCGATAGCCGGAATAACACCCATCGCGGAGATGCTCGATGTACGCGATATACCGGCGGGACCGCGGCCAAAGGTGGATGGCCAGCCCGAGATGCAGGCGATGGAGACCCCGCTGATGTTTTCGGGCTTTAGCCAGCAGACGGTGGATCTATTCGGGGACCGGTTCCGGGCTTTGGGGCTGACGCCGGTGGCAGGGCTTGGTGGAGCGGACGCTGAGACGAAGCAACCGGAGCCGCTTATTCCTGGATCAGCGGTAAGCGCGATCCTGGTACGCGGAGATCTCTCGGTCTCGGGGACGTGTACCGTCACGTACGTTGACACGACACGGCTGCTGGCCTGCGGTCATCCGATTACCCAGAATGGGCCGGTCTCGATGCCGATGACCAAGGCGACCGTTGTAGCGACGCTGCCTTCCCCAATGAATGCCTTCAAGATCGTCAATACGACGGAGACGGTAGGTTCATTTACGGAGGACCGTGCCTCGGCGATCCTCGGCCGATTCGGTATAGCAGCGCGAATGATCCCCGCTGTGGTCGAGGTCGTGAACGCCGGGAGCACGAAGGTCTTCCACTTCGAGGTGCTGGACGACAGGCAATTGACACCGTCGGCCATGTTGAGTTCGGTCTACCAGACGATGCAGGGTACGAACGCCGCTGCGGCCGAGCAGAGCTACCTGTTGACGGGGGAACTTACTGTAGCTGGACAGCCGGGCGTGAGGCTGCTCGGCATGATGGCTCCAACTGGCCAGAATACCGGTGCGATCACAACGGCGCTCTATATCAACGACCGGTTCAGCAAGATCTACGAAAATGCAGTTAATCAGCCGGTAGTGACGGGACTGAAGCTGCGGTTGGAGGTCCAGCCAGCGCGGCGAACAGCGGTCGTAGAAGCGGCACGGCTGAGCAAGGTAGAGGCTCGCGCCGGTGAGACGATTGAGGTCGAGGTGACCCTGCACCCCTACCAGGCGGCGGCCAGGGTGGTTCGGGTGCCTATAACGCTTCCTGCAAGTCTCGCATCGGGGACGCTGCGCGTGGTGGTGAGCGACGGCGCAAGCCTGGACAAACTTATGACGGGGAATGGAGTGTCGAGTCATGCTGTCGGACTGGCTGACACCGTGGCAGGCATGAATCGGATGCACGAGAACGATCGCGTCTACGTGACGCTGCTGGCCCATACAGCGCAGGCGGTACTGGAGACGAGGGCGCTTCCGGAGATTCCACTTTCGATGGCGAACGTGCTCGAACCCTTGAAAAATGATGCAGGGATGCAGCTTACGGGGGAGAGTGCTGTGGAGCTTGGATCGGCAGAAGCCGGCTACGCGGTTACGGGATCGCACGTACTGCGGCTTCTTGTGAGGTAG
- a CDS encoding NAD(P)-dependent alcohol dehydrogenase — MNEIHGLAVHAAGAQLLAYKYDAGELKPNEVEVRISHCGVCFSDIHLIDNDWGISKYPFIPGHEIVGTVTAVGSSVTDRAAGERVGIGWQADSCGVCEWCRQGDEHLCAKAQPTCVGRNGGYADSVRVNAKFAIPVPKVLESENVAPLLCAGITVYSPLRNHGIRPSSRVGIIGIGGLGHIGLQFAKAFGAEVTAFSTSKDKEEEAKTLGAHHFVNTRDTGALKKIAGSFDFLLSTVSADQDWQAYVNALRPKGTICVVGAAPSPLQIQAFSLISGQKAISGSPTGSPRDLHEMLDVAARHNVKAITEKFAMAKANDAVAKVKKNQVRYRAVLAN; from the coding sequence ATGAATGAAATTCATGGTTTAGCCGTGCACGCGGCCGGTGCACAGTTGCTGGCGTACAAATATGATGCTGGAGAGTTGAAGCCGAATGAGGTGGAGGTACGCATCTCGCACTGCGGCGTTTGCTTCAGCGATATCCACCTGATCGACAACGACTGGGGCATTAGCAAGTATCCCTTTATTCCCGGCCATGAGATTGTCGGGACAGTAACGGCAGTAGGTTCCAGTGTGACGGATCGTGCAGCAGGCGAACGCGTTGGCATTGGCTGGCAGGCCGATAGCTGTGGCGTTTGCGAGTGGTGCCGCCAGGGCGATGAGCACCTGTGCGCAAAAGCACAGCCAACCTGTGTGGGCCGGAATGGCGGCTACGCGGACAGCGTACGAGTGAACGCGAAGTTCGCTATTCCTGTGCCGAAGGTCCTTGAGAGTGAGAATGTAGCCCCGCTTCTTTGCGCCGGAATCACGGTGTACAGCCCGTTGCGCAACCACGGTATTCGTCCTTCATCGCGTGTGGGAATCATCGGGATCGGTGGTCTGGGACACATCGGATTGCAGTTTGCGAAAGCATTTGGCGCTGAAGTGACCGCATTCTCGACCTCGAAGGATAAAGAGGAAGAGGCAAAGACGCTGGGCGCTCATCACTTCGTCAACACCCGTGACACGGGCGCACTGAAGAAGATCGCAGGCTCGTTTGACTTCCTGCTCTCGACCGTAAGTGCCGATCAAGATTGGCAGGCGTATGTGAATGCCCTTCGCCCCAAGGGAACGATCTGTGTGGTGGGTGCTGCACCTTCGCCGTTGCAGATCCAGGCGTTCTCGCTCATCAGCGGACAGAAAGCAATCTCAGGTAGCCCGACCGGCAGTCCGCGCGACCTGCACGAGATGCTTGATGTTGCAGCGCGACACAACGTAAAGGCCATTACGGAGAAGTTTGCGATGGCGAAGGCAAACGATGCGGTCGCCAAGGTGAAGAAGAACCAGGTTCGGTATCGCGCGGTGCTGGCAAATTAG
- a CDS encoding fibronectin type III domain-containing protein, whose product MVRRFFTGLTMLAGLACGAMAQGTKLWSVDRYEDLAKGTSEGVAIRSDGRLEAGPATSLLAATGGNYVWSLTADAAGNGYAGVGGTSAGSAAVLKIGQDGKTSRIFEGKELGVQSVRVLTDGTVVAATSPDGKVYRIPAGGGAATVLFDAATTAEKPKYLWDTAEIGDSLFIATGAPAAVYRVPVRGGTAELLFRTTDQHIRCLMVARDGVLWAGSDGAGVIYRIATTARDAKPFAVYAAPKREITALAMDAAGVVYAAGVGAKGPTSLAPLPVTGNVGVSLTILQPGSASAASANTVIPEGSEVYRIGLDGAPSKLLALKDDVVYGLAFRGEALLAATGNRGRVYRVDTQVPGRFTDVAHLEASQGMAFAAVKDGLLVGTSNSGKVFKLRDRLTSPAVYTSAVFDAQGFSQWGRAEVRSEVPAAFDLYARSGNVESPLMGWSEWMKVAPGAASIGVPPARFVQWRTVVREGGTIGAVALNYLQANTAPVVDEIAVQPGTRVAVGTGSAPATTMQISFPAQNSSTPVLTFPIESGTGPLTAQKDKTGVTVRWAAHDDNGDDLMFAVFYKGVGEANWHLLKDRISDRFYSFDASLLPDGSYTLKVEASDAPVHTDAASLKSEKVSDVFVVDTTPPMPGAFAATVEGTKVRVRLEVHDATSPIAHAEYSIDAGPWQYVEPVGKVSDAMTERYDFLAAIPNTTATVTDAKEHLVAVRVYDRYENVVSVKTVLR is encoded by the coding sequence ATGGTGCGAAGGTTTTTTACTGGATTGACGATGCTGGCGGGGCTGGCATGCGGGGCGATGGCGCAGGGTACAAAGCTGTGGAGCGTCGACCGGTACGAGGACCTCGCGAAGGGAACGTCCGAGGGCGTCGCAATCCGCAGCGATGGCAGGCTTGAAGCAGGACCCGCGACGTCGCTACTCGCCGCGACAGGTGGAAACTACGTCTGGTCGCTGACCGCGGATGCTGCAGGCAATGGCTATGCGGGCGTAGGCGGGACATCTGCTGGATCGGCTGCCGTGCTGAAGATTGGTCAGGACGGAAAGACGAGCAGGATCTTTGAAGGAAAAGAACTGGGTGTTCAGTCGGTACGCGTGCTGACGGATGGCACGGTAGTCGCTGCCACCTCTCCGGATGGAAAGGTGTATCGAATCCCGGCTGGCGGTGGCGCCGCGACAGTGCTGTTCGATGCGGCGACCACGGCAGAGAAGCCGAAGTATCTATGGGACACCGCGGAGATTGGCGACTCGCTCTTCATCGCAACGGGTGCGCCTGCCGCGGTCTATCGGGTGCCGGTTAGAGGCGGAACGGCCGAACTACTTTTCCGGACGACAGATCAACACATTCGCTGCCTGATGGTGGCCAGGGATGGGGTGCTCTGGGCGGGCTCCGATGGGGCAGGTGTGATCTACCGGATCGCGACAACAGCGCGGGACGCGAAGCCGTTTGCCGTCTACGCTGCGCCCAAGCGAGAGATTACAGCGTTGGCGATGGACGCGGCGGGTGTCGTCTACGCGGCAGGGGTGGGAGCGAAGGGGCCGACTTCGCTGGCTCCGCTGCCAGTAACGGGCAACGTTGGGGTAAGCCTCACCATCCTGCAGCCTGGGTCGGCCAGCGCTGCGAGCGCGAACACGGTGATTCCTGAAGGCTCCGAGGTCTACAGGATCGGCCTGGATGGTGCTCCTTCGAAACTGCTCGCGCTGAAGGATGACGTTGTCTATGGGCTGGCGTTCCGAGGAGAGGCTCTGCTGGCGGCCACCGGAAATCGTGGCCGTGTGTACAGGGTAGACACCCAGGTGCCGGGACGGTTCACCGACGTGGCACACCTCGAAGCATCGCAGGGAATGGCGTTTGCTGCGGTAAAAGACGGATTGCTGGTGGGCACAAGCAATAGCGGGAAGGTCTTCAAGCTGCGGGATCGCCTGACCTCTCCTGCGGTGTACACGAGCGCGGTCTTCGATGCGCAGGGATTCTCACAATGGGGCCGCGCCGAGGTGCGATCCGAAGTGCCGGCAGCATTCGATTTGTATGCGCGGAGCGGCAATGTCGAAAGCCCGCTGATGGGCTGGAGTGAGTGGATGAAGGTTGCGCCGGGAGCAGCGTCGATCGGCGTACCTCCTGCACGCTTTGTACAGTGGCGAACAGTTGTTCGTGAGGGCGGAACGATTGGTGCAGTCGCTCTGAATTACCTGCAGGCTAACACCGCACCTGTGGTCGACGAGATTGCTGTACAACCGGGGACGCGTGTGGCCGTGGGTACGGGATCGGCTCCGGCAACGACGATGCAGATCAGCTTTCCGGCTCAAAACTCCTCGACGCCTGTACTGACGTTCCCTATCGAAAGCGGCACAGGACCACTGACCGCACAAAAGGACAAGACCGGCGTGACGGTTCGCTGGGCAGCGCACGATGACAATGGGGACGACCTGATGTTCGCCGTCTTCTACAAGGGTGTAGGAGAAGCGAACTGGCACCTGCTAAAAGACCGCATCTCCGACCGGTTCTACAGCTTCGACGCTTCCCTGCTGCCTGACGGAAGCTACACGCTGAAGGTCGAAGCGAGCGACGCGCCGGTCCATACGGATGCCGCATCGCTGAAGAGCGAGAAGGTAAGCGACGTGTTTGTTGTAGATACGACGCCGCCGATGCCGGGCGCGTTTGCAGCGACAGTAGAAGGGACGAAGGTGCGCGTCAGGCTCGAGGTTCACGATGCTACCTCACCCATCGCCCATGCCGAATACTCGATCGACGCCGGACCGTGGCAGTACGTCGAGCCGGTCGGGAAGGTGTCCGATGCAATGACCGAGCGGTACGATTTTCTAGCCGCGATTCCAAATACAACGGCGACTGTTACAGACGCGAAGGAACACCTGGTCGCTGTGCGCGTGTATGACCGGTATGAGAACGTCGTTTCTGTGAAGACGGTCCTGAGATGA